The following coding sequences lie in one Coxiella endosymbiont of Amblyomma americanum genomic window:
- the accD gene encoding acetyl-CoA carboxylase, carboxyltransferase subunit beta → MNWFIKLLPKISASTKKKGVPQGIWDKCPFCMSILYRAELERNLEVCPKCNYHIRISARKRLMQFLDPGGKQQEIGKDIISIDRLKFRDSKKYRDRLHSVQKEVGEKEALIVYKGDLYNIPIVAIAFDFSFIGGSMGVAVGERFVKGVETAIDEKRILVCFSTSGGARMQEGLFSLFQMAKTSVVLTQLVRKGIPFFSVLADPTMGGVSASIAMLGDIIIAEPNALIGFSGPRVIEQTIRETLPKDFQRSEFLLAHGAIDMVVDRRKLRKTIASLIDKLTKRPKREFKETYEKEIMF, encoded by the coding sequence ATGAATTGGTTTATAAAGTTATTACCGAAAATTTCAGCTTCTACCAAGAAAAAAGGGGTACCGCAAGGTATTTGGGATAAATGTCCTTTTTGTATGTCAATTCTCTATCGTGCTGAATTAGAACGGAATTTAGAAGTCTGTCCTAAGTGTAATTATCATATTCGTATTAGTGCCAGAAAGCGTTTAATGCAGTTTTTGGATCCAGGAGGGAAACAACAGGAAATAGGAAAAGATATAATCTCGATAGATCGTCTCAAATTTCGAGATTCAAAGAAATACAGGGATCGACTACATAGCGTTCAAAAGGAAGTAGGTGAAAAAGAAGCGCTTATTGTATATAAGGGCGATCTTTATAATATTCCTATTGTTGCCATTGCGTTTGATTTTTCTTTTATTGGTGGTTCTATGGGAGTTGCGGTTGGTGAACGGTTTGTAAAAGGTGTAGAAACAGCAATAGATGAAAAAAGAATTTTGGTCTGCTTTTCAACAAGTGGAGGTGCTCGTATGCAAGAAGGTCTTTTTTCTTTATTTCAAATGGCTAAAACAAGTGTCGTCTTAACACAATTGGTAAGAAAAGGTATCCCATTTTTTTCGGTATTAGCAGATCCTACTATGGGGGGAGTTTCTGCTAGTATAGCTATGTTAGGTGATATCATTATTGCAGAACCTAATGCGTTAATTGGATTCTCAGGACCAAGAGTGATTGAACAAACCATTCGAGAAACATTACCAAAAGATTTTCAACGTAGTGAGTTTTTGTTAGCGCATGGAGCTATTGACATGGTAGTAGATCGTCGTAAGTTGAGAAAGACAATAGCATCTCTTATCGATAAATTAACTAAACGACCTAAAAGAGAATTTAAAGAAACATATGAAAAAGAAATAATGTTCTAA
- the folC gene encoding bifunctional tetrahydrofolate synthase/dihydrofolate synthase, with translation MHAWLNYINSLYYREIDLGLSRIIDLSRKLGVSTFSCPVVTVAGTNGKGSVIKLLESIYLASGYQVAAYTSPHLFIFNERLRFNSKPMLDRNFIEAFALIEKNRDRQSLSFFEFTTLACLYICKKLALDVLLLEVGLGGRLDAVNVIDPDISVITTVDIDHTDWLGNDRESIGREKAGIFRAHHPVICGDPNPPRSIFEVAQPLQSPIFQFMRDFSVIESKKTWKWLGPRNVNYGNLPLPQLKIQNVATSLMVINQLQDWLPVRELSIVTGIRKAFLPNCFEKVNQPVSLIFDVAHNPQAARYLAEQLCCSPHSGRTFAVIGMLKDKDIQGTIEPMLTCVDRWYVGSLPEMRGAAGEKITDLLRREGVKNCYNFTSIDQAFKQAIAQCEENDRVVVFGSFYTVAMAKKSLFLD, from the coding sequence ATGCACGCTTGGCTAAATTATATTAATTCTCTCTACTATCGTGAAATTGACTTAGGTTTGTCTAGAATTATAGACTTATCAAGGAAATTAGGAGTATCTACCTTTTCGTGTCCTGTTGTTACAGTAGCAGGGACTAATGGAAAAGGATCTGTAATCAAATTACTTGAAAGTATTTACCTTGCTTCTGGCTATCAAGTAGCAGCGTATACGTCACCCCACCTCTTTATTTTTAATGAAAGGCTCCGTTTTAACAGTAAGCCGATGTTAGATAGAAATTTTATTGAAGCTTTTGCTCTTATTGAAAAGAACCGTGACCGACAATCACTTAGTTTTTTTGAATTTACTACTTTAGCATGTCTTTATATTTGCAAAAAATTAGCATTAGATGTTTTGTTGTTAGAAGTAGGACTAGGAGGACGTTTAGATGCTGTTAATGTTATTGATCCTGACATTTCTGTTATTACTACCGTTGATATTGATCATACAGATTGGTTAGGAAATGATAGAGAATCTATTGGACGAGAAAAAGCAGGAATTTTTCGAGCACACCATCCAGTAATTTGTGGTGACCCTAATCCACCAAGGAGTATTTTTGAAGTAGCTCAACCGTTACAGTCTCCTATTTTTCAGTTTATGAGGGATTTCTCAGTAATCGAAAGTAAAAAAACATGGAAATGGCTAGGTCCTCGTAATGTCAATTATGGCAATTTACCTTTACCACAGTTAAAAATTCAAAATGTAGCTACTAGTTTAATGGTAATCAATCAGTTACAAGATTGGCTGCCTGTAAGAGAATTATCTATTGTAACTGGTATTCGAAAAGCTTTTTTACCTAATTGCTTTGAAAAAGTGAATCAACCCGTTTCTCTTATTTTTGATGTGGCACATAATCCACAAGCTGCTCGCTATTTAGCAGAGCAGCTTTGTTGTTCACCTCATTCGGGGCGAACTTTTGCAGTGATAGGGATGTTAAAGGATAAAGATATTCAAGGTACTATCGAACCTATGCTTACTTGTGTTGATCGTTGGTATGTAGGCAGCTTGCCAGAGATGAGAGGTGCTGCAGGTGAAAAAATAACAGATCTCCTAAGAAGAGAAGGTGTAAAAAATTGTTATAATTTTACATCGATTGATCAAGCTTTTAAGCAAGCGATTGCACAATGTGAGGAAAACGATCGCGTTGTAGTATTTGGTTCTTTCTATACGGTAGCTATGGCTAAAAAATCTCTTTTTCTCGATTAG
- a CDS encoding CvpA family protein, which yields MNFGIVPYLNWIDCTIVSVITFSVVIGLFRGFVRETISLMIWIAAVTVAFKFSKSIQLYLYPWINLQSLRYAITFGGLFLTVFIFGIFINSVVHTIVKKMGLTVVNHTLGIFFGMGRGLFIIAIFLALFDSGNMIGIGGNRNIITQSRLAPKFQPIVIWLHQLLPSQLKNVFQWLEEAASN from the coding sequence ATGAATTTTGGTATTGTTCCTTATTTGAATTGGATTGATTGTACTATTGTTAGTGTCATTACTTTCTCAGTTGTTATTGGCCTTTTTCGCGGATTTGTAAGAGAAACTATTTCGTTGATGATATGGATTGCTGCAGTTACAGTTGCTTTCAAATTTTCAAAATCTATTCAACTTTATTTATACCCATGGATTAATTTACAATCTCTTCGGTATGCAATTACCTTTGGAGGCTTGTTTTTAACTGTTTTTATTTTTGGAATTTTTATTAATTCGGTTGTTCATACGATAGTAAAAAAAATGGGCCTTACTGTTGTTAACCATACGCTAGGTATTTTTTTTGGAATGGGTAGAGGTTTGTTTATCATTGCTATTTTTTTGGCACTGTTTGATTCTGGTAATATGATAGGAATTGGTGGAAATAGGAATATAATTACTCAATCAAGGTTAGCGCCTAAATTTCAGCCAATAGTAATATGGTTACATCAATTGCTCCCGTCCCAACTTAAAAATGTTTTTCAATGGTTAGAAGAAGCCGCTTCAAATTAA
- the purF gene encoding amidophosphoribosyltransferase — translation MCGIVGIIACNPVNQDIYDALTVLQHRGQDAAGIMTSDGQRIFLRKSNGLVRDVIRKSHMLRLIGNIGIGHVRYPTAGTESPAESQPFYVNSPYGLGLVHNGNLVNVKELTHNLIRTDLRHLNTASDSEILLNVVAHELQCFGNMRFSPEQLFKAMAKVYNRIEGAFAAVMIINGHGIVGFRDPNAIRPLIYGKRDNGTMSEFILASESIVLDVLGFERLSDVNPGEVVYFDQYGKIHRKQCAKKISLSPCIFEYIYLSRPDSIMDNISIYQARVGMGKSLAEKILRDKPTHDIDVVIPIPDTSRNAAHALAQVLQIPYLEGFVKNRYIGRTFIMPGQALRQNSVRLKLNAIKTEFTNKTVLLVDDSVIRGTTAKEIIQMARDSGAKKVYFASAAPVVRYPNVYGIDMPIAEELIAYKKSINDICESIKADWLIYQDLNSLYRAVNNAIIPGKLKITRFEDSMFTGDYISGRITKTYLNELANLRNDTTKTEKRRKSN, via the coding sequence GTGTGTGGCATTGTGGGTATTATTGCCTGTAACCCTGTAAATCAAGATATTTATGATGCTTTGACTGTTTTGCAACATCGAGGACAAGATGCAGCTGGCATTATGACTAGTGACGGTCAACGAATTTTTTTGAGAAAATCCAATGGATTAGTACGTGATGTAATTCGTAAGTCTCATATGCTCCGCCTTATAGGAAATATAGGAATTGGACACGTCCGTTATCCCACAGCTGGTACAGAAAGTCCCGCCGAATCACAGCCTTTTTACGTTAATTCTCCTTACGGTTTGGGTTTAGTGCATAATGGTAATTTAGTAAATGTTAAAGAATTAACTCATAACTTAATTCGTACAGATTTACGCCATTTAAATACTGCTTCGGATTCAGAAATTTTACTTAATGTGGTAGCTCATGAACTCCAATGCTTTGGAAATATGCGTTTTTCTCCTGAACAATTATTTAAGGCCATGGCAAAAGTATATAATCGAATTGAAGGAGCGTTTGCAGCAGTAATGATTATTAATGGTCACGGTATAGTGGGATTTCGAGATCCAAATGCTATTCGACCATTGATTTACGGTAAACGAGATAATGGAACTATGTCAGAATTTATATTAGCCTCTGAGAGTATTGTTTTAGACGTATTAGGATTTGAACGTTTAAGTGATGTTAATCCTGGAGAAGTAGTTTATTTTGATCAATATGGAAAAATTCACAGAAAGCAATGCGCTAAAAAGATTAGCCTTTCTCCCTGTATTTTTGAATATATTTATTTGTCACGTCCTGATTCTATTATGGATAATATATCTATATATCAAGCGCGTGTTGGCATGGGTAAAAGTTTAGCTGAAAAGATTTTACGAGACAAACCTACTCACGACATTGATGTGGTCATTCCCATTCCTGATACCAGTCGTAATGCCGCTCATGCTTTAGCTCAAGTTTTACAAATTCCTTATTTAGAAGGATTTGTAAAAAATCGTTATATTGGACGTACGTTTATCATGCCAGGACAAGCGTTACGTCAAAATTCTGTTCGTTTAAAATTGAATGCAATAAAAACTGAATTTACTAACAAGACAGTTTTGTTGGTAGATGATTCAGTGATTAGAGGAACTACTGCGAAAGAAATCATTCAAATGGCTCGCGATTCAGGAGCAAAAAAAGTATATTTTGCTTCAGCGGCTCCTGTAGTTCGTTATCCTAATGTGTATGGAATTGATATGCCTATAGCAGAAGAGTTAATTGCTTACAAAAAATCAATTAATGATATTTGCGAATCTATTAAAGCAGATTGGTTAATATATCAAGATCTTAATAGTTTGTATCGAGCGGTGAACAATGCAATCATTCCAGGAAAGCTAAAAATTACACGATTTGAAGATTCTATGTTTACTGGAGATTATATTTCTGGAAGAATTACCAAAACATATTTAAATGAGTTAGCAAATTTACGTAATGATACTACGAAGACAGAAAAACGACGAAAATCTAATTAA
- the rpmE gene encoding 50S ribosomal protein L31: MKKEIHPFYQNIKVVCGCGNVFSVGSTLNHDLHLEICSECHPFYTGQQKIVDTEGRVERFRKKYSKPVRL; this comes from the coding sequence GTGAAAAAAGAGATTCATCCATTCTATCAAAACATTAAGGTAGTATGTGGTTGTGGGAATGTTTTTTCTGTAGGATCTACTTTAAATCATGATTTGCACTTAGAAATTTGTTCCGAGTGTCATCCATTCTATACTGGACAACAGAAAATCGTTGATACAGAAGGTCGTGTCGAAAGATTTCGAAAGAAGTATTCTAAACCGGTCAGATTGTGA
- a CDS encoding BolA family protein, whose amino-acid sequence MVRKDYGNCVFSFISDQYDFNKFSDFEFIVENCLYKMLSFQKNRVMQIRKRLTEVFHPEKLIVLDESSHHINHVNEKKGHFSISITAEVFKNKDLVDCHRMVYDALHDLIKTDIHALSIRVKAS is encoded by the coding sequence ATGGTGCGTAAAGATTATGGCAATTGCGTTTTTAGTTTTATAAGCGATCAATATGACTTTAACAAGTTTTCTGATTTTGAATTTATTGTAGAGAACTGTCTGTACAAAATGCTATCTTTTCAAAAAAATCGAGTGATGCAAATTCGAAAACGACTAACTGAGGTCTTTCATCCGGAAAAGTTGATAGTGCTTGATGAAAGCAGTCATCACATCAATCACGTTAATGAAAAAAAAGGGCATTTTTCTATATCTATTACAGCGGAAGTATTTAAAAACAAAGATCTTGTTGACTGTCATCGAATGGTCTATGATGCATTGCACGATTTAATAAAAACAGATATTCATGCTTTGAGTATTCGAGTGAAAGCATCGTAG
- a CDS encoding aminoglycoside phosphotransferase family protein produces the protein MDPILVSTGRLNKVWKLSTQTGLYALKCVFSKSAYEETDKIANNFKNVGLPVITMHPKGLYLYGMYCFQLFDWIKGKKLTPDKITEKQVEIVGNLLARFHSLSLQSTQLDVTILNNSFHNYTMSYDMDLWVSVLHKAVSLKVNEYNQLKSLSPLLVKIAERSSVSAAQLSSTCVISHRDISPNNVIWKQKDKPIIIDWELAGLIHPTAEVIGAAFDWSIVHPTQIDILRYQRLVQAYVNSGGILNHISLAFEAAMGVWLNWLLYNLRCFVANKDTKIAEREAARTLLTFKAVYNRKEIWLSLLNKELNKE, from the coding sequence ATGGACCCTATTCTTGTATCCACTGGAAGATTAAATAAAGTATGGAAATTAAGCACTCAAACCGGTTTATATGCTTTAAAATGCGTATTTTCTAAAAGCGCTTATGAAGAAACTGACAAGATTGCTAATAATTTCAAGAACGTAGGATTACCTGTCATTACTATGCATCCTAAAGGATTGTATCTTTATGGTATGTATTGTTTTCAACTATTTGACTGGATAAAAGGAAAAAAGTTGACACCTGATAAAATCACGGAAAAACAAGTAGAAATTGTCGGTAATTTATTGGCGCGTTTTCATTCCCTTTCTTTACAGTCCACGCAGTTAGATGTAACTATATTGAATAACTCCTTTCATAATTACACTATGTCTTATGACATGGACTTATGGGTAAGTGTCTTACACAAAGCTGTTTCTCTTAAAGTAAATGAATACAATCAATTAAAATCTCTATCGCCTCTTCTGGTGAAAATAGCTGAAAGGAGTAGTGTTTCTGCGGCTCAGTTATCGTCAACTTGTGTTATTAGTCATAGAGACATTAGTCCTAACAATGTTATTTGGAAACAAAAAGATAAACCAATTATTATAGATTGGGAGCTAGCGGGACTCATTCACCCTACTGCTGAAGTAATTGGTGCAGCTTTCGATTGGAGTATTGTACATCCAACACAAATTGATATACTTCGTTATCAAAGACTAGTACAAGCATATGTAAATTCTGGAGGTATTTTAAATCACATATCGTTAGCTTTTGAGGCTGCAATGGGAGTATGGCTCAATTGGCTATTGTATAATTTAAGATGTTTTGTTGCAAATAAAGATACTAAAATAGCAGAGCGCGAAGCAGCACGTACGCTTTTGACTTTTAAAGCAGTGTACAACAGAAAAGAGATATGGCTTTCTTTATTAAATAAAGAATTAAATAAAGAATAA